The genomic window TTGCCTCCTCTTGGAGCGTAAGAAAATTCCAGCACGGGCAAAGTGTTCTCGGATCCTTCACCCAGATATGAATACGTCATCCCGTCTTGCATTCCTTCGAATGAAGAGAACGGTGGGGTTCTGTCTGACGGAAGTTGTTAAGGATGAGAAAGATCCAAGAAGATATCATCCAGGTAGCCGCTGCCACCTCCGCCCACATTGGAAGTGATGAAGGAAGGGGAAGTACAAGGATCAAGAAGATGACCATAATCACATGATTGTGAAGAACAcagagaagaggaagatgaattATTAGAAGAGGTTGATGGAAatagggaagaggaagaagaagaagaagaagaagaaggaggagaaggcaTTTGAATGGCAGCGGGATTAGTTGGAGCCAACATTTCAAAGCACTCATGAACGCCGTTGAGAGCATAAGCTGACGCTGAAATTTGCTTCTCTAAATTCATTCTCTCAGATTCATACATCTCAACCAGGCCCAACCGGGTCTTTGCCCACTCTATATTCTCATGAAAGAAAGTAGAAGATTGCCACGAAAACTGGGGATTCTGACACCTATCAGGGTCTGCAAATGGCGCCACTTGTCGCTGTTTCTTCAGAGCATTGTCGAAGATAGATGCTTCATCAGCTTTCGCTTGACGCGTCTTCTTGTAATGGCTGCTCTTGTTCAGAAGGTTTCTGATTCTCTTCGCCAAAGGTGAATCAGAAGACACCTTGGTGGCGAAGTTCGTGCGGGCACTCGATCCACGGAGCAGACAGGCGGCCTCGTCGTAGGCGCGCGCCGCCTCTTCCGCGGTCTCAAAGGTGCCCAGCCACATCCTTATCTTCTGAGTTGTGCCCTTTATCTCTGCTACCCATCTGCCAGACGGCCGCCGCCTCACTCCCAAGAACTTGTTCCTGCTTCCCTTTGGcctctcctccttccctccttgTCCGTTAGCTACTTCACTCATGCTCAGACCTTGTTGGTAGTCACTCATGGGCAGCTCCATGACTTCAACAAATTAAAGGTAGACAGAAAGATCAAAAGGAAGAGCAACAGGGTGACGGACACATTGTGGAGAACTATATGGCATTTATGGACGAACGAGTTCTTTGAGAACCGAACGAGTGGGGCGCGTGTTCAGGTCACTTGTTTCTTGTCGTGCGTTGATCAATGGAGGAACGGCAAGAGTCGTGGGAGCACGACCACGAAAATCTCACCTTTCTTTTTGAGGTAAGAACTAGGGAGATTTAGATTCGAAGGCACACAACGACAACGTGAAGGGTTCAACACATTGGCTAGCCACAAGGGTGGACTAAGAACCCACTGCTTCTTAGCCGAGTGCTTGGACTCTGAACACCATACGTGTTGCCTAGTGCATGGCTCACGCTGTTGACTGATCTGAAATGCGACGTGTGTCCACAAACCATCTTATGTTAAGGCAATTCAACAAATTAAGTTTAATTGTGAGTCCTTAAACATATCAACGGCACTGATAGGTAAGGATAAAGAAAACCACTTCAGGGTGCGAGACCTAACCGCAGTTTTGACTGCCGTAATGAAGGTAAACTTCCCAACAGTACAGTAACGAAAATACTTTCAAAGTATTAATGGACGTAGAAATAGATGTTTTTCACGCGCCACGTATGTCCTTTCAAATCACACACTTTCTCATCGTTAAgagtgcctttttttttttgggtaaaaatgtttaaaacacTATAGTTTATGTTGGCTACATAATTGGACGAAAGAAAACCATTATTAGCTTACTCTCAAACAAAATTTCTGCCATCCTTGCTTGTTAGAGAATCTTATGGAAACTCATGTTAAAGTTGTGTTTCAtaaaacattaattaaaaaaaaatctatagcGGTGATTTATTTAACTGCTATAGGTACCATGGGTCTATACGAGTGGTTTGGGTCCCAGTCGTCACCATTGCACACTGTCGGCAAAGGCTATACTGGTGATTTTGGCATCACCCAATAGACCTATGACCTATGGGCGTGAAGATGGTCACCGTTCATTATTAGGATGGTGATTATTTCACCTCTGTTGGCCATTCCGAGGAATATATAACGGTGATTTTATCACCTCGATtgctttttttaaataaaaattccaaCTAATCGACATATTCAGatctaaaaaataatatatatttagatGAACGAAATGATAACAATGAAATTACTATTACACTCAAACACTTTCCCAAGCACTTACAAAAAATTCAATACACAACCACATTCTTCCCTACCATTGGTGCTCATGGAGGAAGCACATTCATGCTATCTTACCAGTGAAAATGTTCAACACTGTAGTTTTCTATCTATGCAATATCCACTGGTATAGGACCGACTTTTTTGTAGTGCCCTAAATTGTACATACTGGATGTGCAACATTTTAGTTGACATGCATATCACTCATCACCTAGGTCTTGAAGCAGTATCATATTGGAGATTGTAGGAAATGATAATGACTGGTCGTCTtggtttcaatttttctttttaataataaaatcaaaactataAAGGGGTCATTTGATAATAGTAACACACTATTATTGTCTCAAGAATATACTAAGGACAGTGACAATATATTAGCATTACCAAACGTCCCCTAAGAGGCAAGTTAGAATCCACCAAACATAAGCCTAAAGTCGATGTAGGAGTAGGTTGGGTTGTAATAGTGATATAAGAGCCAGTTCAATACTAGGACTTGGGATCTTATATGCATGGACACATGTTAAAGGGTTGGATAGTAACACCCCATTACAAAAGTTTAATCTTGTAttgaaaattatgagaaatCTTCAAAGGCTAATGAAAAGTGTTGATTAGTCttattcttagtttttttttttttttttttttttttttgctaaaaccAAAATTGATAGGAAGGGGTTGAGACCCGCCAAAAATCAAGAGCCCGAACCTGATGTGGGAGTAGGGTATGATCATGTGAAAATTTGGACCTTGTTCACAACCATGCTTTTCACAAAGGGTATATACCCTTTAATTTGATAATCTGACTCTAGAAAAACTTTTTATCCAACTAGCTATTCAACAATACctaaccaaaagaaaaaatgcaaaacttaTGATAGACTAGGATAAACCTGTAGTCATGTGTCAGCAAAAATGATGACAAGTTTAAGGTAAATTTTACAGGTTCATAAAGATCTCAAGGAGCTTTAGTGATGTGAAAGATTCTCCTCGTTGTCAAGGAGAAATCAATGAAGATTGACATCCACTAAAGTTGGCAAGAAGAATCGTCAATTGAGGAGCGAGTCAACTaaggaaataaattttgaattcaaaccTCATGAACGTTGTATCATTGTTGTATTACCATATTTACATTACATGGCGTATCATTGTTGTATTACCATACTTAGACCACACGTTGCACTATATAATGAGAAGAATGACTCTTGCAAAATACAACGCAAGAGATTTGGTATTCCATTGTgcttcatcttctctctctctctcttgtgtcgAGAGTTcgttcatggtatcagagccttagGTTCTCTGTTATCGCTTGTCTGCAACCAGCACTTGTTGTGGTTCTGTTTGCATCTCCCCTTTCCTATCCAACTCTCCGCTGGTCTGCCCTGTTCTGTTTTTGAACAGGGCTGTGATAACTTGGAGTAGAAAATCGGGGTGCGATTTTCCAGAAGAGCTCGGATTGAtctgatttttggagcgtctcTTCCTTAGGCCTCCAGCTACCTACAGCCCAAATTTCAGGGCAAACGGACCATCGGTTGATTTTCTACGAATTTTTGAAGGTGGCTGTATCCTGATCATTTTACGAATTTTCCAAGCCACTATTGTATTCTTGCCACTAACCACATGGCATCGTCTTCGTCAATCGCAAGTCTCGTCTCTGTGAAGTTAAACAGAGATAACTATTTGCTATGGAGGAGCCAACTTGAGTCTGTGATGATATCTCAAGATTTGGTGAAGTTTGTTGATGGATCTTGTGAACCTCCATCAGAAACGATTATGAGAGATGGCAAAGATGAACTCAATCCTGAGTTCGCCATATGGAGAAAATCAGATCAACTGGTTTTGAGTTGGATCAAAGCTACCGTTTCCGAAGCTGTCCTTGGTCAAATAATCAGGACTCGCTCAGCGCAAGAAGCCTGGAAAGCACTGGAAAATTCCTATGGCTCGCCGTCTCCACTACGAGTCATGTTATTGAAGAAAGAACTGATGTTTCATCAAGAAAGGTAACTCGGATATGACCTCTTACTTGCAGAAAGttaaatttttagttgattCTCTTGAAGCGGCTAGCTGTCATACGCCAAATGAAGACTTAGTTCAAATCGTACTTAATGGACTTCCATCAAAGTATGAAAGTTTGATCACTTCTATAGTCACGTCCTCAACAAAATTGCCTAGTTTTGCCGAGCTTTATGATCTTTTATTGAATCAAGAAACACGTCTTCAACTTATGAAACAAGATGTTGAGTCACCTATGGAAAGGCAAGTTACTATAACAGCCTTCAATACTTTTCGAGGCCGCGGACGTGGGCGCGGTCGAGGCTATTATCAAGGAAGAGGTGGCCGTGGTAGAAACCAGTCTTTTCAGCCGGCccaaaatcaattcaataatcATCAAACGACTGTTTTTCAGCCAAACAATCTCTCACAGCCGAACCATCAGCATGCTGCCCTACCATCCAAGAAGATCATCGAGTGCCAATATTGTGGTCGTAAGGGTCACATAGCTAAGACGTGTTGGGATATTAATCCTCGTGCATTTTCAGCCTTAACGTTACAAGAATCAGATGATGAATACTGGTATCCAGATACAGGGGCAACCAACAATATTGTCACCAGTGATGAAAATATGGAGAACAAGCAAACATACTCAGGCTCCGAATCCGTAATGGTTGGAAACGGTAAGTGCCTCCCTATTTCTCACGTAGGGGACTTACAGGTTAATATTCAAGGGGCTGATTTTATTCTGAAAAATAGTTTGCATGTTCCTAAGATAGCACACAATCTGATTTCTGTGGGTCGTTTTACATCTGACAACGATTGCATTTTTGAATTTACTCCGTCTGAATTTGTGATCAAGGACCACAAGACAGGAGCAATACTTCTTCGAGGACCAAAAACTAGTAATGGTCTTTACCCAGTTCAAGTAAAGACTAGATCTAGTGATGACATCAAGAAGGCGTGTGTGGCTCAACAAATAAAGAAGGTTCGAGGGTCGTATGAGGAATGGCATCGGCACCTCGGACATGCTAATAGGAACATAGTATCTTTGCTTAATGCTCTCAGTTACATCTCAATAAGCAGTCCTATTCCGAAAAAGGTGTGTGAACACTGTCTAATTGGAAAGGCGCATAAGTTACCGTTTCCCTTGTCATCTTTTCATGCTGCTGAACCTCTTGAACTCCTTCACatggatgtttggggaccagccccgGTGGAGTCCAAAGATGGTTTTAAGTATTTTCTATTGATTGTTGATAACTATTCCCGCTTTACATGGCTGtttccattgaaaaataaaagtgacgTATGTCAGTGTTTCGTCAATTTCAAAACTCTTGTGGAAAACCAGTTGGGAACTACCATCAAAACTGTTCAATCTGACAATGGTGGGgaattttgcaataaaattCTTGAAACCGAATTAGAAAACCAAGGGATTATGCACCGTTTTTCATGCCCCTATACACCCGAACAAAACGGgattgtagaaagaaaaaatcgacATGTAGTTGAAACCGGATTAAGTATGCTTCATGATGCTCAACTTCATCATCGGTTTTGGGTGGAAGCCTTTAGAACTGCGGTCTATATCATCAATCGGCTGCCTACTCTCAAACTAGATCGAAAATCACCATTTCAAATGCTATTTAATCAAGTTCCTGATTATAGCTTTCTTCGAGTATTTGGATCCAAGTGCTATCCACTATTGACGTTGAGTAATGACAACAAGTTTCAACCAAAGACAACtccatgcatttttattggatatggGAGTCGACACAAGGGATATGTATGTCTAGATCCAAGATCAAGGCGAATGATAATTTCTCGTCATGTTATTTTTGACGAGCACTCTAGAGGCTCTAGCAACACCAGTGATATCTCATTTGAAGAGGCTGATCTTCAACAGTGGGCATCACAATTTCACAGTGAGTGCAATACAACAGACCCAGGACAAGCCACAGTAAGCGACTCTCATACAGAAAGCATTGTCATCCCTCCAGAAATCAATATAGAGGGACAACCAAGTGAGGCTCAGACCGAAGCTATCCAAACTCAATCTGAGGTACCACATATGACTGTTGTTCCAGATCAACCATCCACAAGGGGAAGCCAACACATCATCACCCTTACTCAACAGCCATTAACACACTCACATAGAATGGTTACTGGTTCTATAACAGGTACGTCATCTCATACACATCAAATGGTCACTCGGTCTATGACAGGCTCTCTCAAACCCAAGACGTTCTCCGCTCAAACAAAGATGGGAGTTGAACAGGAGCCAACTACATTCAAGGAAGCCAGCAGCGttactcattggattaacgctATGCAACAAGAAATACATGCGCTGCATAAAAATCAAACCTGGAATCTTGTCCCACAACGACCAGAGTATAATATTATTGATACGAAATGGATATACAAGATCAAACGCACTGCTGATGGTTCCATTTCAAGGTACAAGGCACGTCTGGTTGCTCGAGGATTCTTACAAGAAGCGGGGGTAGATTATTTGGAGACTTTCAGTCCCACGGTTAAGCCCACTACAATTCGTGTCATTCTCACCATCGCTGTACAACATGCATGGTCTCTTCGCCAGCTCGACTTTGATAATGCATTTCTAAATGGCTTTCTCCATGAAGACGTTTACATCGTCCAACCAGAAGGGTTTGAAGATCCACGTTTTCCGTCTCATGTTTGCAAACTCAACAAAGCATTGTATGGTTTGAAGCAGGCCCCTCGAGCATGGTATCAACGCCTGAGTACCTTTCTCAGTGACATTGGATTTCAGGTATCTCAATCAGATGCATCTCTATTTATTTTTCACCAAGGATGTGAAAGGATATATAtcttagtttatgttgatgatgttaTCATCACCGGATCGTCAAATGCGCTCATAGATCAAACTCTCGCCAAACTTAGGGCATCATTTTCAGTCAAGGACTTAGGtgatttatcattttttcttggCATAGAGGTGACTCGGCAACCCACCTATTTGGTTCTTCAGCAAGGAGCCTATCTTAACAATGTA from Nymphaea colorata isolate Beijing-Zhang1983 chromosome 6, ASM883128v2, whole genome shotgun sequence includes these protein-coding regions:
- the LOC116256625 gene encoding ethylene-responsive transcription factor ERN1-like, producing the protein MELPMSDYQQGLSMSEVANGQGGKEERPKGSRNKFLGVRRRPSGRWVAEIKGTTQKIRMWLGTFETAEEAARAYDEAACLLRGSSARTNFATKVSSDSPLAKRIRNLLNKSSHYKKTRQAKADEASIFDNALKKQRQVAPFADPDRCQNPQFSWQSSTFFHENIEWAKTRLGLVEMYESERMNLEKQISASAYALNGVHECFEMLAPTNPAAIQMPSPPSSSSSSSSSSLFPSTSSNNSSSSSLCSSQSCDYGHLLDPCTSPSFITSNVGGGGSGYLDDIFLDLSHP